DNA sequence from the Parasphingorhabdus cellanae genome:
CAAGGCGTGAAAACTATTCCTTGGTTAACTCTGTTCTTGGCTCTCCGATGATCCGTCGTCCAACGTTTCGACCAACAGATCGAGTTGGCTCTGACAGCCATTGGCAATCAACACTGTTGCCGCTTCATCGAGACTTTTGGGTGCATCATTCAACATCACAAAATTGACCTCGACTGACTTTTCAACATTGGATCCGATCAACCGATAGCTAGCGCCATTGGTCAAGGGTGCCTCGGTCTTCGGCCAGCTTTTCAGTGGGTTGCCTTTTCGCCAAGCGACTTCTGTTACCGTGCCATTGGTCGGTTCGACAATGCTGGCAGTTGCTGATCCGGTGTAGTCCGGGCGCCAAAGCACCAATGTGTTGGCATCTGAAACACAGAATTTGCCACCCTTTGTCACGTCCAAATACCATAGATTAGGGTTTTTCGGCGCAACAGTGGTATCCGTAACACCGGCGCTGCGGACGGCTCCGGTTCTTGCCCGGCTGCTGCCGCGATTATTGATGAAGCTGGACAAACGGGTCGAGCTACTCGATTGGCGCGCGCCGTTGCGATTGACAGAAAATGTCCCTGGGCCTTTGAGAACCCGGGTCCCGCCCTTGCCCAGGATCGTGACCTGATCCAGTTTTTTGAGTGTTAGCTTCGCATTGTTGGAAAGCTTCTTACCAGCTGGGTAGGATTTTGCCGATGGTCCCGTTGAACGTACTACCATATTCTGGGCAATGGCCGTGCCTGTTAATCCTACGAGCAAAAACGCGCCGAAGGCAATTTTACTGAGGTTTCCAAGTTTTTTACCCGCCTTAGGTGTTTTTAAATCAGCCGAGTGCATAGCTTTCTCCATTCTTTGTATTTTCAAGTCTCTTGCGCAAATTGGCCAAGCCTAAATCCTCGCCATATTGCGTCACAATAGCACTAAGTGCCTGAACATAATCAATATCACCTTTTTGATGGGCCGCTATGACGGCTGTCACTGCCGCACGATCTTTTTCTTCCCAGTCGGGTACAGGTTCAAAAACGTCTACCGGTGTCGAACGGCCCCGCAGGGTGATCGTACCCATTGGACGGTACCAATCGAGGCCAGTGCGCTCCATCGCTTCTCTGCTGACCAGAACTTTGGTATCCAGAGTCTTGTTGGCGGCTTCGAGCCGAGCCGCCGTGTTCATGGCGTCGCCAAGCGCGGTATATTGGATACGGCCATCGCCGCCGAAATTGCCGACAATCGCATCGCCATAATGCAAGCCGACCCGTGTCCGGCCGATTGGCGGCACACCTTCGGGTACGTTTTTACGAAATTCTTCTCCTGCCTGATAAAGAGCATAAGCGGCTTTGGCTGCGCGTTCGCCGTCGTCAGGATAGGCGATTGGCGCGCCCCAGAAAGTGACCAGCGCGTCACCGACAAATTTGTCGATAGTTCCGCCATATTCGAGCGCGACCTCACTGAGCCGGTCGAGATAGTCGTTCAGCAAAGTTGCCACCATTTCCGGTTCAATGGCGTGGCTCAACTTTGTAAAGCCCTCCAAGTCCGTGAAAACAGCGAATATCTGGCGTTTTTCACCATGCAGAGAGAGCTTCTCAGGATCGCGTAAAATTTCGCCAGCGATAGATTTCGGCAGATATTTGCCAAGCGCGCCTTGTGCAAATGCACGCTGTTTGGAGTTGATGGTTCTTGCCGCCGATCCGACGGAGGAGTAACCAAATAGCCAACCCAACGCCCAGCCAAAGGCAGGTAGGGTTAAGGTATCAATGCCCAGATTTTGTAGGAAAAAGGGAAACACCAGGAAAAAGGCAAACTGGCCGATCAAAATGAAGGCGACTTTTACGGCATTGCCCATGATGAGTGCTGAGAGGCCGCCGCATATCGCTACGATGAGAGCCGCCGCCCATAGCGTCCAGTTGGGGACTAGCGCGGGTCGATCATCGTTAAGCAACTGCGCCAGCATGTGTGCGTGCACTTCCAGACCAATCATTTTGCCATCTTCGCTTTGTAGATCCGTGATCGAACCAATTGGCGTTTCGAACCGGTCACGATCGACGAAATCACCCCCGATCAGAACATATTTATCCTTTATGAAAGACTGTAACATGTCGGCAGTGGCGGGATCAGCAAAGCTCTCAATTGGGAATTTGTCGAACACCGGCATATCCTGGCTTGAGGGCACCAGATAGCGGATCGCCCCGTTATTTGCGGCGAATTCCGGGTTGGGCTCCGTGAGCGCCATGGCCATAAATTCCGGTGTCTCGGCTTTTTGCGGGGTCCAGCGCCGTTGAACACCGTCACTATCGGTATTCAACCTGATACTGGTGGGCTTTAGTTTTTCGCTTTCGACTTCGCTCAGGAAGGATTTTAGAAACTCGTGTTCGGCAAATGCAATTTCAGGATTATATTTTGGATCGGCATAAGCAATATATGTTGGCGTTTCGAGTTGTTTGAACGCTGAAACAAGCAGCTCATCATCATCCTGCGGCATCGTAAAGAGAATATCTATACCAATGGATTTAGGCTGGGCGGCATCAATTGTTTCCAGTGCCTGTGCTAAAATTGTCCGGTCTACAGGGGAGCGTTGGCCGGTAAGCTTCAATGTATCCTCGTTATAGACAATCATCACGATCCGGTCTTCTTTCTCGACCTCCGGGGCGAAAACCGATGCACGCATATCATACAGCGCGCGCTCGGCATCCTGGATTAGCGGTGTGGTCCAGCTGAACCGGGCCATCAGGAGGGCTAGGAACAAGAATAAGATCGTAGAACCCAAGCGGATCGGACCAAGCTGATCGAACAACCGACGCAGAGATTGCAATACTCCGCGGGCCTCAGCCTTGACATCACGGCTTGATGTTGCCGGGTCGTTCGGGTTTGCTGTGCTTGCCATTATTTCAAATTGGCCACCGCAATTTTTTTATCGCTTGTTCCAGCCACATCTGCAGTCTGACCAGTCGGTGATCCGTCGGGAAGAAATGGCCGTGACCCATCGCCGATAATCGCAAAGCCCGACCAATAGTAAGGATGCGATGTCACTGGATCATCCATCAATTCTTTCTGTGACGTCCGCAAAGCCGAAGCAATGGACTGACCTTGCCCCTTGTCGAACAGTCCGCCAATCAGACGCTCGGTGGCTTGAAAGTCATCGGGCGCAGGCCAATGGCTCGCAAGCACAGAGCGGCTGCCGGCGCCAATAAAGGATCGAACAAGACCGTCCAGTGCAGTACCGCCGCCACTGCTGACGCCGGCCTCGCGTGTTGCTCTGATGCTCGCTTTACCAGCTGTATCGCAGGCCGAAAGGATCACGATATCGGCGTCTAGTTTCATATCAAAAATTTCGTCAAAGGCGAGTAAACCATCTGATTTTTCGCCGCCAAAAGACGTCAGTAAGGCGGGCTTGGCGGGGCAAGATGGTTTGGGCGCCGTGACCAGGCCATGGGTTGCAAAATGCAGGATGCGATATTCGGAAATATCGGATTTCGCCAATATCTTATCATCCGAAAAGGCAGTGCCGGTCAGTATTTCGGAGCCGCCTTGCCCGATGATCGAACGGGCTTGAATCAGCTCGGCATCCGAAATCGGATTATTCCATTCATTGAGTGCCCAATTACACTGGGCATCCACACCGCCCGCCGCAGCCCGCACGCGGCGAACACCGGTTTCAGCCGCAACTGGCTGGTTATTCCCTAAGCCCAGATATTGCCGCGAAGCTTTTGAAACTGGTGCTTGTCTGGCGTCCGCAAATCCGCGGGCTGATACCGCAGTACTGATATTGATATCGGTTCCGAGCCAGCGCACGCCGGTATAGTCAAACGGATCGCCATCAGGCTGTTCAACCCGCGCCAGATATTCTGTGACTGAGGCGTCATCGACAACAAACAGATTGATGGGCAATCGCAGCATCGCTCCATCTGGTTCAAAGATCAGATGACTTTTAGCAGCTAGTCTTTCTGATACCGGTCCCATCAGATCCTGATACAGGCTGCGTGATGCTTCGATATCAAAAGGATAAGTTACATATTGGCCATTTTCAAACGCAGAAATCGATGCACGCAATAGATCCACTTTTTCATCCAACGCATCAGCACTCAGGGATGTTTTGTACATCGTCGCAAAATCTTTTTCGGTGTAGAAAATGAACACGTCATTTCCGACAATCGCCATCCGCAAATAGGCTTCATTATCGATCATGCTGGCGCGCAAATCTGCGAGTGCGATTGAGCTACCCGCGACGGCGCGATATTGCGGATATTGCGCCAAGCTAACAATAGTAAGTTGTTGGCTGCGCTCTAATTCCTCAATTTCGGCTGCAAGGTCGCTGCGCCGTTGCCGGGTTGTTGTCGTTTGCTCGATCTTGCCCAATGCGGTGAACCGCATGCGCAACCGTTCGATGCTGCGATCGAGATTGGCGGACTGGCGGAATAGCCGTGACGCTTCATCCGTACCACCCTTTAATTCACGTGACAGAACCGCCTGGGTTTCAGCAACACCGGGCCTGACAAGAATTTGGGAGGCCTTGAAGAATTCCTCTGCAGCGTCAGGATCTTTGGTCATCAGATCGAAATAGGGCGCCAGCTGGTTCGCGATGCCGGTAGCTGCGCTGCGTTTTCCAATCGTGCTATCAACAACTTCGCGATAATATTGCCGGGCTTCATCTTGTTTGTCCTGGCGCAGCAAATAGCTGGCCAGCTTTGCCTTTGCACCGTTAACCGCACGGGTTTGCGGATATTGCAATTCCACCAGCTCCAATGCATTGCGCAATAGCTGTTCAGCATTGGCAAATTCGCCCCGCGTTTCCGCAATAAGCGCCAGTTCCGACAATATCTGTGTGCGCAGCCGGGTGATCGACGTCACGCGTCCATCGCGAACAGCAACTGCCTGATTATAGGCAGTGGTCAAAGATTTTTGCGCTTCAGCGTCGTCGCCTCTTATCCGCTGAGCCGTGCCGATAAGCTGCAGTGCTTGTGCATCAATAATTTGTCCGCGCTCGGCAGCGGTCAGTTTCAGGTCATCATTCAAACCCAAAAGGCTAGCCGTTTTATCATCACCATTAAGCCGCATCGCAATCGGCTGTGTGATTGTAAGACTGGCTACTAGGGATTCTCTTTGCGATTCAGTAGCGGCGATGGGCAGGTTAACCCGCGTAACCGCTTCTTCATAACGCCCCTGATTCAAAAGATGTATCGCTTCAAAATTGCGCAATAATTTCTGGTTTACCACGCTACCGGAATCAACCGCTTTTGCCTCGCGAAATAGCTCATCTGCCTCAGCAAATTCACCGAGGTTGGATTTTTGCAGGGCGCGATTGATAAAATATTCTTGCGGATTGACCTTTACGTCATTCAGACCCGATGTCCGTTGCTGCAGTGTTTCAAAAAAAGCAGCCGCCTCGGCATAGTCACCACTTAAATTGCGGCGATAGCCTTCTGCCAAAGCTTGATCGGGCTTTAATGTTAACGCTTGAACCCGGGCGAAGGCAAACGGATCTTCAATAGATGTTGAGGCAATATCAATTTTGCCTTTGACAGTCTTGTCCGCCATGATCGATTTCAGCGCAAGAGTTGTTGCGCTATCATAGACCGCAAGGCCTTCTGCAACGTAGGTTGTGTTGCCGCTCTGTTCCTGAAATATCGAATAGGCGACCGGTTCGTCGGACAGTTTGCACGATGTCTGTTTCAATCCGTCGACAATGACACTCGGTTTATTTTCAGGACAGGAAATTGCGTTTGCGCGATGTCGAGCGATGCGCTGCATGACATCCGTTTCTGGCGCGCGAAAGGCATAGACAAAACTTACCGGACGAGCGGAATCGCGGCAGACGACTGCCCAACTTCGGTCAAAAATGCTCTGTTTGGTTTTATTCTCTATGCTTCTGTCTTGGACCTGACAAAGCGTTCCGTCACCAGATCCGATCGGAAAACTGTCGCGCAATAATATCGGCGTTCCTTGCGCATGTGCAATGGAAGAAGTCGCAATCAATACAGGAAACAATGCCAATAGCGGCAAACGAAAATCACTCGGACCGATCATAAATTCCCCACAATGCCCATGGCGGCTTACGCCCATTGGCTAAGCTGCTTAAATTACGACCCGAAAAACCCTCAGAAACAGTCATAAGCGACAATTCCGAGTCTGGCATAGTAATTAATGGACACAATGGTGTAAATGAGGTGACAATTGTCACTTTTTGAAACGTCTGAAAATAAAATCTTTATTTATCAGTGGTCTAAATGATTTAGAATCCCTGAAATTTTACACTTTCGGCTAGTGGAACGCGCGGAACATTGAAATTGTTAATCGGTGCGTCGGGATCTCGATAGCCAATGGCCATGCCGCAAAAAAAGATATGGTCATCGTCAATACCCAGCAGCTCTCGCATATATGTGCCGTACATAGCCCAAATTTCCTGAGGACAGCTATCCAGGCCTTCTTCCCGGAGCAGCAACATAACTGTTTGGAGCCACATGCCCATGTCGGACCATTGCGGCGGGCCCATATATTTACGCGTATAGGTAAACAGCTGCACAGGCGCGCCAAAACTGTCCCAATTGGCCATCATCTGCTTGATCCGCGCGCCGCCGTCTTCCCTTGGAATGTTCAGGGAAGCGAACATCGCTTTGCCAACGCTTTTGCGCTGTTCCTCGTACCGTCCTTCGAGGTCTTTCGGATAGATGTCATATTCCATATTTTCACCCGCAGGTGCGCTAGGGACTTTGGCTTTGACGGCGTCCGCGATGCGGGTCAGTTCATCTCCGCCAACGACGACAGCATTCCATGGCTGGGTGTTGCCGCCCGACGGCGATCGGGCTGCGGTTTCAAGGACCTTCTGAAGGACTTTCTGGTCAACAGGCTTGTCGAGAAATTGGCGAACGGAACGGCGAGAATTAACGGCTTCGGTTACGTTCATTTTGCTTCCTCATCGAAAAGGCCGGCCAGCTGCTCGACCATGGTCCCGCCCAGTTGTTCCGCATCCATGATGGTGACAGCACGCTTATAATAACGGGTCACATCATGGCCGATGCCAATGGCAACCAGCTGCACGGGCGAGCGGCTTTCAATCCAGTCGATAACCTTACGCAGATGATTTTCCAGATAGGCACCATGATTAACCGAAAGCGTTGAGTCATCAACTGGCGCGCCGTCGGAGATGACCATCAATATCCGGCGTTCCTCGGGCCGCGCAATCAATCGGCTATGCGCCCAAAGAAGAGCTTCACCATCGATATTCTCTTTAAGCAAGCCTTCGCGCATCATCAGACCAAGGTTTTTGCGCGCCCGCCGCCACGGCTCGTCGGCTTGTTTGTAGATGATATGGCGCAGATCGTTGAGCCGACCCGGATTCGCGGGACGATCTTCTGCCAGCCAGCTTTCACGGCATTGGCCGCCTTTCCAGGCGCGTGTGGTAAAGCCCAATATCTCGGTTTTAACGCCGCAGCGTTCCAAGGTGCGCGCCATGATATCCGCGCTGATCGCGGCAATGCTAATCGGCCGGCCGCGCATTGAACCGCTATTGTCAATCAGCAAAGTAACCACCGTATCGCGAAAATCGGTTTCACGTTCGATTTTGTAGGAAAGGCTGTGCGCTGGATTGCTCACGACACGGGCCAGACGCGCGGCATCGAGCATGCCTTCTTCCTGATCAAAATCCCAGCTGCGATTTTGTTGTGCCATCAATCGGCGTTGCAGGCGGTTAGCTAGCTTGGTGACCGCACCTTGCAAATTGGTCAGTTGCTGGTCGAGAAAGGCGCGCAGCCGGGTGAGTTCCTCTTCATCGCACAATTCGGTGGCGCTGATAATCTCGTCATATTTCTCGGTCCACGGCGCATAATCAAAGCCGGGCGGCAGGTCGGACATCGGGCGGTTCGGACGCACCGGCATCATGCCATCATCACCGGCGTCGCCCATTTCTTCTTCCGCGCCCTCTTCAAGTTCTTCCGAGTTTAGCTCGCTCTCGCTTTCCTGCGCCTCATCTTCTGACTGTTCGGAGCGCATGTCCTGCTGGCCCTGGTCGCCGGTCGCTTCGTCGTCCGCACCGTCATCTTCCTGATTTTCGCTATCATCGTCAGAATCGTCATCATTATCGTCGGCGTCTGACGTTTCATCATCGCTGCTGATCAAGTCAAGATGCTCGAGCAACTGGGTCGACAATTTGGCAAAGCTGTCCTGATCATCCAGCGTCAAATTGAGGCCATCCAGATCGGCACCGGCGCCTTCTTCAATCCATTCCCGCAGCATCTCAACGCCTTTTTGAGTCGATTCCGGCGGTACTTCACCGGTCAGCTTCTCGCGTGCTAGCAAGGCAAGGGCGGTTGAAATAGGCACTTCATCTCGATTTTGCGCGCGTGATATTGGGTCAGACCGCATCCGCATTTCGAGGGCCGCATCAAGATTACCATTCACGCCCTTCATATTGCGGGAGCCCAGTGCATCAGTGCGCACTTGCTCGAGGGCATCAAAACACGCTCTTGCTATCGCTTCTTGCGGCGCATTTTTTCGGTGACGGCCCTCGTTGTGATAGCGCAGTTTCAAGGCGAAACTATCGGCAAAGCCTCGGGCTTGTGCAACCTGTTCGGCTGGCAGATCGCGTGCCGGCATGGGCACTTTTAAATGTTGGCCTGATTGCGAAGGTGCTTCTGCGGTATAAGCGAGCTCCACTTCCGGTTCATGAGACATTGCGCGCGCAGCGCCTCCGAGCACGTCTTTCAGATCATCAAGTTTGGAACGGTCAGCCATAGCAGACAACAGCCATAAGCGGAAAACTGAGGGGAATCAAAGGTCAATATTCCACCATTTTGCTAGGATATAGTCAGTGCCTAGCGATCCGTAGCGGCAGGTGCTTCTTCGCGTCTGCTTTCGATGGCCACACCGTCATTATCGAGCCGCAAGTCGACAGGGATCCCGCCAATCTCGGTTGAAATTGAAACGCTGTCGCCGCCGTTGATACGAATTTCGGAATCGCCAAGGTCAATCGGTACATCTTCCAAATCTTGGGCATCGGGCACGTCCAATGGCTTGATCGGCCCATCGGGATTCGGTTTCGGTTTGCTCACCGGCCCGGCGCCAAGGACCGCCTGACGCATGAAATCGCGCCAGATGCGCGCAGGGATACTGCCGCCGCTAATGCCCTTGAGCGGTGTGTTGTCGTCATTGCCAACCCACACCCCGACCACCAGGTCTCCGGCATAACCGACGAACAGGGCATCGCGATTATTCTGGCTAGTGCCGGTTTTGCCGTAATTGGGAATAGACAAACGGGCGTTGCGACCTGTGCCTTCGTTAACGGCGGCGCGCAGCATATCTTCCATCCGTTCATGCGTGCTGTTGCCATAGCGGCCCGGCCAGTCGAACAGCCATGCCGCCCAGCTCTGTTCGCCCTTTTGGAACGCATAGGGTTCGACCGGCCAGCTATTGTTAGCGACGCCCGCATAAGCGGCAGTCAGTTCGAGTAGCGTCATGGTAGATGTACCCAGCGCCAGACTCGGATCATCCTCAGCAAGTTTCGATGTGACGCCAAGATTTCTGGCTTCACGGATCACGGCTTCATCGCCAACTTGTTGGAACAAACGCACGGCCGTGACATTGCTCGATTTGGCGAAAGCCTCTTTCAACGTAATCTCTCCGCGGTATTTCTCTCCCGCGTTTTTCGGCAGATAGCCGCCTTTGGTGATGGGGCTATCATCGACCATATCTTCTGGCCGAATATCCGCGCGCAAGGCCGCTAGCCAGACGAACAGCTTGAATGTCGAGCCCGGCTGCCTTTTCGCCTGGGTCACGCGGTTGAACGCAGATTGCTTGTAATCGCGTCCACCGATCATCGCGACCACTTCACCGTCGGGCCGCATGGCGACCAGCGCGACTTGTGCTTTGCCGAGCGGCGCGCGGCTGACAACATTGCCAGCTATTTTCTGTAACCGGGAGTCCAGCGTAGTGGTGATGGTGAGTTTGCTGTAGCTCATTTCCGACAGCGCTCTGGCCCGCGGCATGGCCCAGTCGGCAAAATAAGTGCCGGTAGGGACCGTGTTTTTGGTCCGAACATCCAGCACCGGATTGGGCAGCTTGTCAGCCTCTGCCTGCGTCAGGAAGCCGCCATTGACCATGGCCGCCTTCACCAGCTTGGCCCGTTTGGCGGCAAGATCGGGATTGCGGGTCGGTGCAAGGCGGGAAGGGGCCTGAACCAGTCCGGCTAGCATGATTGCCTGTTCTGGTTTCAGGTTTTCCGGCTTACGATAATAGTAATGAAGCGAAGCGGCGCGCAGGCCATAGACATTGTCGCCAAAATAGACGTTGGACAGATAGCGCTGAAGGATTTCATCTTTGGACAATCGCGCTTCCATCCAGAAAGCGATCAGCATTTCGCGCGCCTTTCGGGTCAGGCTGCGCTCTGGTGTAAGGAAGGTCAGCTTGGCGAGCTGCTGCGTAATTGTGCTTCCACCTTGGGTCATACCGCTGCCGGTCGCATTGCTTAAAGCCGCCCGCGCGAGGCCGCGGGGATCGACACCCCAGTGCGAATAGAAACGCCGGTCTTCGATTGCCAAGAACGCGTTGACAACGTGGTCGGGAAGTTCTGTGATCACCACCGGCTCCTCGACCACCGCGCCATTGCGAGCAATCGGTTGGCCGTCGGAGGTCAGCAGAGTGATTTGCGGCGGAGCTATAGGTTGCAGAGATTTGGAAAGCGGGGCTGTGATAGCCAGATAAGCGATCAACAGAATCAACAGAAACAAGACAGCCGCAACTCCGCGACTAAACCACCACCATTTGCCGCGGGGCTTCTTAAGTGGCGCAAGCGGTTCGTCCTGCAAATGCGGCGGCAACGCATCGCCATAGGGTTCGTAAAAGGCAGTGCTTACAGGCGCTCTGCGACGGAATGGCCAATACCAGCGACGGCGCGGAGCGTCAGAGGAAAATGTTTTATCCAGCATTATTGACTGTATTACATTAGCAATACACAAAAAGCGAGGGGCAATTTGGAATAGTGATTACCGGACCTCCTCTTGAGCCAAAGACAACGCTATGCTCAATATCGGGTGAACCCGAAATGAAGCCAGTTTAACTGCCCGCAACGCTTTCCGGCAGGTCCTCGTCAAAGACTCGCTGATAATATTCAGCGACCAGCATTCTTTCGGCTTCATCGCACTTGTTGAGGAAGCTCAAACGGAAGGCAAAGCCGACATTATTGAAGATAGCGGCATTCTGGGCCCAGCTGATCACGGTCCGCGGGCTCATTACGGTGGAAATATCGCCATTGACGAAGCCCTGACGCGACAGATCGGCAACCTTGATCATATTCTCCACGGTCTTGTCGTCCGTGTCCGGAACCTTGGAGAGGATGACCTGCGCTTCGGTCGCGGCGGGCAGATAGTTGAGCGTGACCACGATGTTCCAGCGGTCCATCTGACCCTGGTTGATCTGTTGCGTGCCGTGATACAGCCCGCTAGTGTCGCCCAGGCCAACGGTGTTGGCGGTCGCAAATAGACGGAAATTCGGGTTCGGACGGATAACCCGATTCTGGTCGAGCAAGGTTAATTTGCCTTCTGCCTCCAGTACGCGCTGGATCACGAACATGACGTCGGGACGGCCCGCATCATATTCGTCGAATACCAAGGCCGTCGGCGTCTGCAATGCCCATGGCAGCAAACCTTCGCGGAATTCGGTGACCTGCTGGCCATCTTTCAAGACAATGGCGTCGCGGCCTACCAGATCGATCCGGCTGATATGGGCATCCAGATTGATGCGGATACAGGGCCAATTGAGCCGTGCCGCCACCTGTTCGATATGGGTGGATTTGCCGGTACCGTGAAAACCCTGCACCATCACGCGGCGGTTAAACGCAAAACCGGCGAGGATCGCGGCGGTCGTATCCTGATCAAACACATAGGAAGGATCAAGATCGGGAACCCGCTCGTCTTTCTCACTGAATGCCGGGATCTGCATGTCGAGATCAATGCCAAACATTTCCCGCGCATCAACGGATTGATCCGGTGCGTCCAAAATCGTTTCGCCGCTGCCGCTGGGATGGGTATTGGGTATGTCAGTCATGTTTGTCCTTTGAAAACTCAGGCCTCAATATGGAATGCAAAAAGCCAGAGCCACTATCTAAAATCTGGCGATTCCTTAAGCTGCGTATAGGCCGCGATAACATTTGCCAACTGTTTCTCATGACTTCTGTTGCCGCCATTGCGGTCGGGATGATATTTCCGCACCAGTTCGGAATAGCGGCGCCGGATTTCGCCGCGCCCTATCTCATGGGCCGCATCCTCGCCAAGCCCTAGCGTCTTCAGCGCTTTGCGGTCGCCAGCACTGATCGTTCGACCGGGCGTTTGGGGCCGTGAAACGCTGGCAGCAAATCTTGCGCCGATAGCATCCAGCGGATCGGTAAAATCGGACCATGCCGGAGCATCACTCGGACCATTTTGGTAGATTCGCCTGCTGCTGTCCCATCCGCGCACGGGATGCTGCGCTTCAAAAATCTGTTCCTGATCCATGCCGTCGAAATAGTCATAGCCCTGATTAAACTCGCGGACATGGTCTAGGCACAGCCAGCGAAATTCGCCGGGGCCATCATAGCCATGGCGCGCGCCATAAACAGGAGGTGCGCGAAATTCGCCGTCTTCCTCGCATCCATCAATCGCGCAAGTTCGCCCTTCGCTTTCCACACGGCCGTGAAAACGATTGGGTTTTTTCTTTTGAGGATCGGAGGAAGGCAAAAGATTGTCCGGTTATTGGGGCGAAAAGGCGGTTCGCAAATGCTGGTGAAGCC
Encoded proteins:
- a CDS encoding J domain-containing protein; protein product: MPSSDPQKKKPNRFHGRVESEGRTCAIDGCEEDGEFRAPPVYGARHGYDGPGEFRWLCLDHVREFNQGYDYFDGMDQEQIFEAQHPVRGWDSSRRIYQNGPSDAPAWSDFTDPLDAIGARFAASVSRPQTPGRTISAGDRKALKTLGLGEDAAHEIGRGEIRRRYSELVRKYHPDRNGGNRSHEKQLANVIAAYTQLKESPDFR
- the cobS gene encoding cobaltochelatase subunit CobS → MTDIPNTHPSGSGETILDAPDQSVDAREMFGIDLDMQIPAFSEKDERVPDLDPSYVFDQDTTAAILAGFAFNRRVMVQGFHGTGKSTHIEQVAARLNWPCIRINLDAHISRIDLVGRDAIVLKDGQQVTEFREGLLPWALQTPTALVFDEYDAGRPDVMFVIQRVLEAEGKLTLLDQNRVIRPNPNFRLFATANTVGLGDTSGLYHGTQQINQGQMDRWNIVVTLNYLPAATEAQVILSKVPDTDDKTVENMIKVADLSRQGFVNGDISTVMSPRTVISWAQNAAIFNNVGFAFRLSFLNKCDEAERMLVAEYYQRVFDEDLPESVAGS
- a CDS encoding transglycosylase domain-containing protein yields the protein MLDKTFSSDAPRRRWYWPFRRRAPVSTAFYEPYGDALPPHLQDEPLAPLKKPRGKWWWFSRGVAAVLFLLILLIAYLAITAPLSKSLQPIAPPQITLLTSDGQPIARNGAVVEEPVVITELPDHVVNAFLAIEDRRFYSHWGVDPRGLARAALSNATGSGMTQGGSTITQQLAKLTFLTPERSLTRKAREMLIAFWMEARLSKDEILQRYLSNVYFGDNVYGLRAASLHYYYRKPENLKPEQAIMLAGLVQAPSRLAPTRNPDLAAKRAKLVKAAMVNGGFLTQAEADKLPNPVLDVRTKNTVPTGTYFADWAMPRARALSEMSYSKLTITTTLDSRLQKIAGNVVSRAPLGKAQVALVAMRPDGEVVAMIGGRDYKQSAFNRVTQAKRQPGSTFKLFVWLAALRADIRPEDMVDDSPITKGGYLPKNAGEKYRGEITLKEAFAKSSNVTAVRLFQQVGDEAVIREARNLGVTSKLAEDDPSLALGTSTMTLLELTAAYAGVANNSWPVEPYAFQKGEQSWAAWLFDWPGRYGNSTHERMEDMLRAAVNEGTGRNARLSIPNYGKTGTSQNNRDALFVGYAGDLVVGVWVGNDDNTPLKGISGGSIPARIWRDFMRQAVLGAGPVSKPKPNPDGPIKPLDVPDAQDLEDVPIDLGDSEIRINGGDSVSISTEIGGIPVDLRLDNDGVAIESRREEAPAATDR